A genomic stretch from Bacteroidetes Order II. bacterium includes:
- a CDS encoding proline dehydrogenase family protein, with the protein MKLPFFLASRFVAGETLDAALPQVRSLNQKGLHVTLDLLGEYVSDRKVAARFTDVYLQLLQQIGQTPGLHCNISMKLSMIGQKIDREFCLDNLHKMLTVAKEQNIFVRLDMEGSDITQSTLDLFEKVYPEYPDHVGVVLQAYLHRTQEDVARMCDLKARVRLCKGAYREPAQIAYQDMPNIRERYLAYMAQLINEARYPGIATHDDYLINETKKYVAEHNIGKDRFEFQMLYGIRPETQEQIGKVYNMRVYVPYGTEWLPYYSRRLRERKENIWFILKNLFRG; encoded by the coding sequence ATGAAACTTCCTTTTTTCCTCGCTTCTCGGTTTGTGGCTGGCGAAACCTTGGATGCGGCACTTCCGCAGGTCCGTTCATTAAACCAAAAAGGCTTACACGTTACCCTGGACTTACTCGGTGAATACGTAAGTGACCGTAAGGTTGCTGCCCGTTTTACGGATGTCTATCTACAACTCTTGCAGCAAATTGGTCAAACGCCTGGGCTGCATTGTAATATCTCGATGAAATTATCCATGATTGGGCAAAAAATAGATCGAGAATTTTGCTTAGATAATTTGCATAAGATGCTAACTGTTGCAAAGGAACAAAATATTTTTGTGCGATTAGACATGGAAGGATCAGACATTACACAATCTACCTTAGACCTATTTGAGAAAGTATATCCCGAATACCCCGATCATGTGGGCGTGGTATTGCAGGCGTATTTGCACCGAACACAAGAAGATGTGGCCAGGATGTGTGACTTGAAAGCCCGTGTACGTTTATGCAAAGGAGCCTATCGAGAACCTGCTCAGATAGCTTACCAAGACATGCCCAATATCCGCGAACGATATTTGGCCTATATGGCGCAATTAATCAATGAAGCGCGGTATCCGGGTATTGCTACGCACGATGACTACCTGATTAATGAAACCAAAAAATATGTGGCTGAACATAATATTGGGAAGGATCGTTTTGAGTTTCAAATGTTGTATGGTATTCGACCAGAAACACAGGAACAAATTGGCAAAGTGTATAATATGCGGGTTTATGTACCCTATGGAACCGAGTGGTTGCCCTATTATTCTCGTCGCCTTCGAGAGCGTAAAGAAAATATTTGGTTTATCTTAAAAAACTTGTTCCGAGGATAA
- a CDS encoding C40 family peptidase, with protein sequence MFCVNQIVVARTAFVPIRQFGGDHAEMVNQMLLGETARVLAAPDPMWLEVETHTDRYKGFISAFMVVPAPEKWPIVPKNRIQNRFVDGVAEGREVRIPMAGVLVQEGNDWFLPDGRRFMPYQEIKPAPNPTNFVESVMQHAEKLLDVPYLWGGRSVYGVDCSGLTHTAALLGGLPLPRDSYMQARFGAAIPPEIGMIERGDWLFFSNNPQGRITHVALYQGDGMFIHASGFVRKNSLISGTALFSERQKEQFVFARRIRPQPSTPSL encoded by the coding sequence ATGTTTTGTGTCAACCAAATTGTAGTTGCCAGAACCGCTTTTGTCCCGATTCGTCAGTTCGGAGGGGATCACGCGGAGATGGTCAACCAAATGCTGTTGGGTGAAACGGCCCGCGTCTTGGCCGCCCCCGACCCCATGTGGCTGGAAGTGGAAACCCATACCGATCGTTATAAAGGTTTTATAAGTGCGTTCATGGTCGTGCCAGCACCTGAAAAATGGCCTATCGTACCCAAGAACCGCATCCAAAACCGATTTGTAGATGGGGTCGCTGAGGGACGCGAGGTACGAATTCCGATGGCAGGCGTCTTGGTACAAGAGGGAAATGATTGGTTTTTGCCAGATGGCCGACGGTTTATGCCGTATCAAGAGATCAAACCGGCTCCCAACCCCACGAACTTTGTGGAAAGTGTGATGCAGCACGCCGAAAAACTTTTGGATGTGCCTTATTTATGGGGAGGAAGAAGTGTTTATGGGGTAGATTGCTCTGGACTAACCCATACGGCGGCCTTGCTCGGTGGCTTGCCTTTACCGCGAGATTCTTACATGCAAGCACGGTTTGGGGCAGCGATTCCGCCGGAAATCGGAATGATAGAACGGGGTGATTGGCTTTTCTTTAGCAATAATCCGCAAGGGCGTATTACCCATGTGGCCTTGTACCAAGGGGACGGGATGTTTATCCATGCTTCTGGATTTGTAAGAAAGAATAGCCTTATCTCAGGTACTGCCTTGTTTTCGGAACGACAAAAAGAACAATTTGTCTTTGCCAGAAGGATCCGCCCCCAACCATCAACCCCGTCTTTATGA